Part of the Natrinema caseinilyticum genome is shown below.
ACGAACAGCGGAATCGACAGCTCGAAGCCGTGAAAGACACCGTGACCGAGTCCGGTGAAAACCGCGATCGACGAATCGTTTTTCTCCATCGTGAGAGTCTCACGAGTGCGACACTAAATATTCCGTTGATCACGGCCCGTTCCCGCGACGTCGCAATCGCACCTCCCTCGTCCGTGTCCGACACTATCGGGGACAGACGGACGTCGGGCACCTCGGACACCAACCAACGGCGGGTCTCGAACTATCGGACCAATCGCGGGGACGAACGAGACGGCGATTTCTCAGTCGCTCGTGGCGACGATCACTGGGCGGTCGGACGAGAGGAGCAACGATTGCGTAACGCTCCCGAAAATTGCCTTTCCGGCGGGGCTTCGCTTGCGCCCGCTGACGGCGATCGAATCCGCGTCGATATCCGCCGCCACCTCGAGGATCGTTTCGGTGGGTTCGCCGTGTTCGTGGCGAATCTCCGGATCGATGCCCGCCGACTCGAGGATCTGCGACGCGGTCGTCACGCTCTCTGGGTAGGCCTCTTCGTCGTATAGTTCGGACGAATCGATCCGGGCCTCCCCGTCGCTTACGGTAAACTTCTCGAACACGTTCAGAACGACGACGTCGACGTCGCCCGGAAGAGCCGCGACGGCTTCGGCCGCCAGTATCGCACGGTCTTCGTCCGCATCGATCGACAGAAGGACCCTGTACATACGCGACGTAGCACGTCCATCCTCTTATCTTCCCTGGGAACTCCGACCGCAGTCCCACCGACCCGAATACGTCCACCGATCGCCCGGTCGAGAAGAGGCGACTGCAGGTCGCGAACGGCCTCAGCGCTGGTTCGTCATCGTTTCGCGGATCAGCCGGCGCTGACCGCGAATATCCTGGATCCGTTCGGTCACCGTCGCCAGGACCGGATACGTGACGTCGAGCGCATCGTACAGGTACTGTTGAAGCGCCGGCTTCGACGAGCGTGAGTAGGATCTGTTCTCGCGGTGTATCTCGTGTTGCCGGTCGGCGAGTAACTGTTCGCATCGGTCCTCGTCCTCGCGGAGGATCGCATCGTATTCCCGCAGCGTCGGCACCGATCGAGTCCGGAGTTGCCGTCTCGGTTTCATCGCCCGCTCGACGGCGCGATCGTGTTCGCGGAGCCGCTTTCGCGCGTTCTCGAGGGAAGTCAATTCGTCGTCGATTCCGTCGAGGAGTTTTTCCCGCGACTCTCTCGCCGCAGTCGCCTGAACCAGCACCGTATTTTTGAGGAGCGGGGAAAATTGCTGGCCGTCGAGGAGCGCCGTTGCGAGGTGGTCGTCGAACTCGAGCGTGAGGCTTTCGCGGAGATTTTCGTCGTACTCGTCCTCGAAGTGCGGGACGTTCATCACGGTCTCTCGATACGCGTTTCGAACGGTGCACAGGTGTTCCGTACCCGAGTCGCCACCTCCGGCGAACACCAGTGGCCCGGTGTGCGTGTCCTCCGAAACGGAGATCGATTCGACCAGTCGAGCGAATCGACGAAACGCGTCACGTTCGGTCGCGACCCGCGTTCGCTCGGTTTCGGTGACCGATTTGGCATCGGTGAGATAGCCACTGGCGGTGAGCGTCGCCGTGGTCAGTTCCGGCAGTCCCTGCGTCACCGAGAACGGGAACCAGACCGACGTGTCACCGATTCCAACGACGAACACGAGCAGCGAGAGTCCGAGGAGACGGCTCGCACGGTCCTGGTTCCGCACCAGCGCCCTCGGCATCCCTTCCGTAGACCTGTTGGGTGATCCCGTATAACTCATTCAACAGCCATTAATTGGCAGTCATTACCTATCATATTTTCTAATAAACGTTCTATCACGACCGCGGAGAGACAAACGCTCGACGACCGCGGTCCGCGTCGACGGATCCGTCGCTGGTCGAGCCGACCGGCGAGGCGCAATCTCGGACCCGTCACGCGAATAAACAGAAGACTTTACTGTGGAAGCTGTGATATTCGGGGTAATGCTATCCCTATCAGCGGAACAGGAGATGGTCGTATCGTCGCTGGAGGAACTCGCCCGAAAGGAGTTTTCGGACGCTGCGTTCTCGTGGGAGGGGGAACCCCCGATGGAGAACATCGAATTGCTCGCCGACCGGGGCTACCTGGGATTGAACATCGCAGAAGAGTACGGTGGCGGCGGCATGGGCGAATTCGAAGCCATGCTCAGCATCGAGGCCGTCGGGCAGGTCTGTCCCGACACGGCAGAATACCTCTACAACCAGCAAATGGTCGCAGCCCGCGCAATCGAGATGTTCGGGAGTGAGGAGGCCAAAGAGCGATACCTCCCGGGAGCAACCGCTGGCGAGGAAGTCATCGCGATCGCCATTTCCGAACCCGAGGCTGGGTCGGACGTCGGTGCGATGAACACGACCGTCGAAGAGCGGAACGGCGAACTGATCCTGAACGGCGAAAAGGTCTGGGTGAGCAACATTCCCCACGCGACGGCCGTGGTGGTGTGGGTGAAATTCTCGGACGGTCTCGGCTCGGTCGTGATCGACCTCGAGGACAACGACGATAGCATCGAGATCGAGCAACACTACACGAACATGGCGGATCACACCCAGACTCAGTTTCGCATGCACGACGTCGTCGTGCCCGAAACGAACGTCCTGACACGCGGGAAAAACGGATTCAAACAGCAGTTGCAGGCGTTGAACTGGGAACGGCTCGGGAGCGCAACGCTCTCGAACGCCATCGCCCGCTGTGCCCTCGAGAAGGCCCTCGAGTACGGACAACAGCGCGAGCAGTTCGACCAGCCGATCGCGGATTTCCAGGGGATCGAGTGGAAACTCGCCGACATGGCGAAGGAACTCGAGGCGTCGCGCTCGCTTACGTACCGCGCTGCGCTCAACGCGGAAGAGCAAGGTCGGATACCGGACCGCATGGACGCCTCGCTGGCGAAGCTGTACTCCGGTGAAATGGTCGAGAACGTGGTCAGCGAATCGCTGCAGATCCACGGCGCGAACGGCTACCAGCAGGGTCACGCGCTCGAGTACCTCTACCGACTGGCGCGGGGCCGCCGTCTCGCGGCGGGGACCGACGAAATCCAGAAGAACCAGATCGCGGCGGCACTCAAGCGCAACGGCCTCCCCTCGCTCTCGTAACGCGGACCGGTCGACGATCGAGAGACGACGTATCGTGGCCGACGTCGGCGCGGTCGCTGCTTATCGGCGCGACGACGACGACTCGTCTTGGACCTGCCAGCCCCCGACTGCCGAGTTCAACCGGGCGCGGAGAACGCGGGGCGTTCCGGGAAGTGTCTCGAGACTCAATCGGAACCCGCAGTCTCGAATTGCTGTGGGAGAGCCGATGCCGTTCGGGCGACGAGGAGAGAGCCGATGCCGACGACGCCGCCGACGACTCCCATGCCGCCGACCATCAACTGCAGCGATTCAGTCTGGGTAACGGCGCCGTCGAGGAGTTCGATCCCGATTCCGACCGCGATCGGAGCGACGGTCGCCGAGAGCCGCCCCGAGGACTCGAAGATACTCACGAGTCCGCCCCGGAGTTGTGTCGGTGCGAATGCCGTTACGACGCTCCGTAACAGCGAGAGCGACAGCCCGAATCCGATCCCGAGAGCTACAGCACCGGGCACTGCCAGAGTGACCGTCGGAACGAACGCGACGACCACGAGACCGCTAGCCATGAGCAACTGCGAGGCCGCGAGAGGGGCGATCCGTCCGCCGAACGACGAACCGAAGCGGCCGGCTTGCGTCGCCGAAATCGCGTACGTGAGACTGGTCAGGGCGACCAGCATCCCGGCCTGGCCCGGCGTGCCGCCCATCGATCTCACGACCAGCAACGAAACGTACGTCATGAACGTAATGTACAGGAGAATCGGTGTCATGCGGAACACGAGGACAGAAGCGACGCGCGGCCGACGCAGAAGTGACAGCAGCTCTCGAACGTACGTCCCGCGGTCGGTCGGAGCCGGGTCGGTGGAACGCTCGCGTGAGACGTCGGTCGGCTCGGAAAACGCGAGCGCGAGGACGATCGAAATCGGGATGCCGATCGCGTACAGTAACAGCGGATACTGCCACGCGATGGCGACCAGGACACCGCCAACCAGCGGAAAGAATCCCTGGGTCAGACCGGAAACCGAAAACCGAAATCCCTGTCCCGTCGCTTCGGCCTGGCCGGTATAGAGATCGCCGATGCTCGTGATAATGACCGGCGTCACCGCAGCGAAGCTAACGCCCTGGCAAAACCGAAGGAACAGCACGAGTCGAAAGTCGGTCGTCGCCGCGAGCGCAGTTCCGGCGACCGAAAAGACGAACAATCCGCCGACGAGGAAGGGCTTCCGCCCGTAGCGGTCGGCCAGAACGCCGACCGCCGGGATCATCAGAACGCCCGGCGCGGTAAAAACGGTCATGATCAGCCCGATCGTCGCGTCGGATGCGCCATAGGGTTGCTGCAGGGAGTCCAGCAGCGGTGAGATGAGCGCCGCTCCGAGCGGGGCGACGAGATTCGCCAGCAACAGCAACTGGAAATTCGTGTCGCGCAAGACCAGCGCCTTCTCACCGAAGAGCGACCGTATCATCGATTCGTCACCGGATTTCGCGGCGACGACCAAAAAGATTCCCTCCCGATCGGCTGATCGCCGAGTCGCCGACGGTCGTTCACTTCGATAGCGGTGTCTGCCGGCCGCTTCGATCGGATGCGAATCCGTCCCCTGCCGCCGCAATCGGGACGGGTCGACTCGAGTCCGGTCCGTCTCCGAACCGCAGAACGCGGGCGGCGACTCACTCGGTCGTCGTTGCGTCCGGAACGAAGACCGATTCCAACGCGGCGAGCATGTCCGTATACGTCTCGACGTCGAGCGGGCGGTCGGCGGCTTCCTCGTGGACGGCGAGCGTGTGTTCGGTCATCGGTGCGTCGACGCGCGCGTCTCGAGCAGTCGCCAGCACTTCCCGCAGTTCGTTCCGACGACGTGCGGCGTTCGACGCCATGTCGACGAGGAAGTACCGGGCGAACGCCGCGGGGGTCGTCCCGTCGAACGAGTCGTCGACGCTCTCGAGGACGTCTTCGGCCAGTTCGTACCGCTGGGCGGTCAACAGCGTTTCGACGAACAGCGCCATGATGCCCTTGGTGACCATACTTCGGCACATCTTCAGCGCTGCGGGACGCTCGACGTCGGTCCCGAACGGCCTGATCGAGAGGCCGGCGTCCGACAACACGGTCGCGTAGGCTTCGACGTCCGGACCGGCGAGGGAGACGGGGGCGTCGGCACCGTTGACCGCGACGGAATCCATGATCGCTCCCTTGAGGAAGGTCCCGCCAGCGTCGGTGACGGTTCGATCGATCATGCGAGTCGTTTCCGGGCCGATCGAGTTCAGATCGACGTACGTCGTTTCCGCAAGTCCCGTCGCGAGGTTCTCCGCGACCGGCGCGGCGGTCTGTGGCCAGACACACGAGAGCACGAGATCGCTCTCCGCCGCGAGGTCGACGAACGAGGCTGCGACCCGTGGATCGTCGGCACCGAGGCGAGCGCGAAGATCGTCCGGGGTGCGGTTCAGAACGACGACGTCGTGCCCTCCCTCGTGCAAACGCGATGCGAACGCCCGTCCGACTTCACCGTACCCGACGATTCCGACCGTCGCGTTCGGCTCACTCATCGCGATCGATACCGAG
Proteins encoded:
- a CDS encoding MFS transporter — protein: MIRSLFGEKALVLRDTNFQLLLLANLVAPLGAALISPLLDSLQQPYGASDATIGLIMTVFTAPGVLMIPAVGVLADRYGRKPFLVGGLFVFSVAGTALAATTDFRLVLFLRFCQGVSFAAVTPVIITSIGDLYTGQAEATGQGFRFSVSGLTQGFFPLVGGVLVAIAWQYPLLLYAIGIPISIVLALAFSEPTDVSRERSTDPAPTDRGTYVRELLSLLRRPRVASVLVFRMTPILLYITFMTYVSLLVVRSMGGTPGQAGMLVALTSLTYAISATQAGRFGSSFGGRIAPLAASQLLMASGLVVVAFVPTVTLAVPGAVALGIGFGLSLSLLRSVVTAFAPTQLRGGLVSIFESSGRLSATVAPIAVGIGIELLDGAVTQTESLQLMVGGMGVVGGVVGIGSLLVARTASALPQQFETAGSD
- a CDS encoding NAD(P)-binding domain-containing protein, which translates into the protein MSEPNATVGIVGYGEVGRAFASRLHEGGHDVVVLNRTPDDLRARLGADDPRVAASFVDLAAESDLVLSCVWPQTAAPVAENLATGLAETTYVDLNSIGPETTRMIDRTVTDAGGTFLKGAIMDSVAVNGADAPVSLAGPDVEAYATVLSDAGLSIRPFGTDVERPAALKMCRSMVTKGIMALFVETLLTAQRYELAEDVLESVDDSFDGTTPAAFARYFLVDMASNAARRRNELREVLATARDARVDAPMTEHTLAVHEEAADRPLDVETYTDMLAALESVFVPDATTTE
- a CDS encoding DUF7260 family protein codes for the protein MRNQDRASRLLGLSLLVFVVGIGDTSVWFPFSVTQGLPELTTATLTASGYLTDAKSVTETERTRVATERDAFRRFARLVESISVSEDTHTGPLVFAGGGDSGTEHLCTVRNAYRETVMNVPHFEDEYDENLRESLTLEFDDHLATALLDGQQFSPLLKNTVLVQATAARESREKLLDGIDDELTSLENARKRLREHDRAVERAMKPRRQLRTRSVPTLREYDAILREDEDRCEQLLADRQHEIHRENRSYSRSSKPALQQYLYDALDVTYPVLATVTERIQDIRGQRRLIRETMTNQR
- a CDS encoding acyl-CoA dehydrogenase family protein, giving the protein MLSLSAEQEMVVSSLEELARKEFSDAAFSWEGEPPMENIELLADRGYLGLNIAEEYGGGGMGEFEAMLSIEAVGQVCPDTAEYLYNQQMVAARAIEMFGSEEAKERYLPGATAGEEVIAIAISEPEAGSDVGAMNTTVEERNGELILNGEKVWVSNIPHATAVVVWVKFSDGLGSVVIDLEDNDDSIEIEQHYTNMADHTQTQFRMHDVVVPETNVLTRGKNGFKQQLQALNWERLGSATLSNAIARCALEKALEYGQQREQFDQPIADFQGIEWKLADMAKELEASRSLTYRAALNAEEQGRIPDRMDASLAKLYSGEMVENVVSESLQIHGANGYQQGHALEYLYRLARGRRLAAGTDEIQKNQIAAALKRNGLPSLS
- a CDS encoding universal stress protein, which produces MYRVLLSIDADEDRAILAAEAVAALPGDVDVVVLNVFEKFTVSDGEARIDSSELYDEEAYPESVTTASQILESAGIDPEIRHEHGEPTETILEVAADIDADSIAVSGRKRSPAGKAIFGSVTQSLLLSSDRPVIVATSD